A genomic region of Desulfosarcina ovata subsp. ovata contains the following coding sequences:
- the rsmG gene encoding 16S rRNA (guanine(527)-N(7))-methyltransferase RsmG, producing MDSETWTPERILPTMEIDSAAWRQTVIDGAAELGVTVSGGQARSMGRHAREMVQWNRVSNLTAITDPLAVAVKHYVDALAVTASLDSGQRVLDAGTGGGFPGLPLKIVRSDLSLTLVDSVRKKVSFLKYAIGALGLGGIRAVHGRLEELGRMPAYRGQFDQVVCRAFASLEDFARLCLPFLAPGGCLLAMKGPQAEHDHEIDAITDDGILLLADTRFTIRIHRYSLPVLGDQRRLVRLTPMG from the coding sequence ATGGACAGCGAAACGTGGACCCCGGAACGTATCCTGCCCACCATGGAGATCGATTCCGCCGCCTGGCGACAAACCGTCATCGACGGTGCGGCTGAATTGGGCGTGACCGTGTCTGGCGGCCAGGCCCGGTCCATGGGCCGGCATGCCCGGGAGATGGTCCAGTGGAACCGGGTTTCCAATCTGACGGCCATTACCGATCCGCTGGCGGTGGCGGTCAAGCATTACGTGGATGCGCTGGCCGTGACGGCCAGCCTCGATTCGGGGCAGCGGGTGCTGGACGCCGGAACCGGCGGCGGATTTCCCGGCCTGCCGCTCAAGATCGTCAGAAGCGATCTGTCGCTGACCCTGGTGGACAGCGTGCGCAAGAAGGTCTCTTTTCTCAAGTACGCCATCGGCGCCTTGGGCCTGGGTGGCATCCGTGCCGTGCACGGCCGCCTGGAGGAACTGGGACGAATGCCGGCCTACCGCGGGCAGTTCGACCAGGTGGTGTGCCGGGCATTCGCTTCGCTGGAGGATTTCGCCCGGCTCTGCCTGCCGTTCCTGGCACCTGGCGGCTGCCTGCTGGCCATGAAAGGGCCCCAGGCCGAACACGACCACGAAATCGATGCGATCACCGATGACGGTATCCTCCTTCTTGCCGATACCCGCTTCACGATTCGGATCCACCGCTACTCCCTGCCTGTTCTGGGCGACCAGCGCCGGCTGGTGCGGCTGACGCCGATGGGCTAA